The genomic region GGCGATGTCGTTGACCTTGGGGAACTTGCAGATCCAGCCGTGGATCAGCCCGAAGATCGCGCCTGCCATCATGGCGGCGAGCACACCGAGCGTCGGCGAACCGGTGATTACCGCCACAGCATAGGCTGTCATGGCGCCGAAGACGAGGGTCCCTTCGAGCCCCAGGTTGATACGTCCGGAGCGTTCGGTAATCGTCTCGCCGAGGCTCACGAAGATGAACGGGGTCGAGACACGGATGGCGCCGGCGAAGACCGCCAGTGGAACGCCCCAGATGCCGATCGCTGTTTCCTCCATCACAGGCTCCTCTTCCAAAGATCGGGATTGAAGACCTTGAACCGTCCGTAGAAGGTCTCGCAGACGAGAATGACGATGAAGAGCGTCCCCTGCAGCACCAGCACCGTCGCATCCGGCAGACCCATGCGCCGCTGGATGAGGCCACCCGAAGCATCAATGCCGCCGAGCAGGATGGCGACGGGGATGATCGCCAGCGGGTTGTGGCGGGCGAGGAAGGCGACGAGGATGCCGGTATAGCCGTAGCCGGCCGCCAGCGAGGCGTTGGCACTCCCCTGTACCGCCGCCACTTCGATCATGCCCGCCAGACCGGCGAAACTGCCGGCAAGCGCGGTAAATCCGACGATCAGCTTGCCGACGGCCAAACCCTGGATCTGCGCGGCGCGCACGTTGCCGCCGGCGATGCGGGCCGCAAATCCGTAACTCGTCGCTTCGATCAGCACCCAGGAAATGATGCAGGCGAGAATGCCGACGACCAGACCCCAGTGCACATCCATGCCAGGAATATTGCCGAGCATGTATTCCGCCGGCAGCGGCTTGGTCGACGGCTTGTTGAGGCTTGCGGGATCGCGCAGCGGCCCTTCGACAAATTGGTTCATCAAGGCGATAGCGATATAGGAGAGCAAGAGCGACGAGATGGTCTCGTTGACGCCACGGGAGTGGCGCAGGAAACCGGCAAGGCCGATCCAGATACCGCCGATCGCCATGGCAGCGATCGCCATCAGAACAAGGCTGAGGAAAACCGGCGCGGTGCCGGCGAGCGGCAGAGCCATGGCCGCGGCAGCAACGCCGCCCAGCACGACCGCTCCTTCCCCGCCGATGATGACGAGGCCGAGGCGGGCGGGCAGGGCGACGCAGAGCGCCGTCAGGAGAAGGGGTGCGGCGCGGCTGAGGCTGTTTTGCACCGAAAACCAGCTGCCGAAGCCGCCGGTGTACATCAGTTGGAAGAGGGTGGCCGGCGACTTGCCGACCGCCAGGATGAAGAGGGAGAAGAGCGAAAGGCCGAACAGAATGGCCGCGAGGCCAATGACGATCGGCTCGACACGGCGCGCGATCCATTCGAGGACGGGGCGCAGCGAAGCCGATTTTTCGGTAGCGATGGCCATTGCGGGATCATTGGCTTCGATGGTCATGGCGCTTCTCCCTTTGCGGTTTACGCTGTGGACCCGACGACGCCCTCGACCAGATAATTCATGCTTTCGAGCTCAATCGCGTCTTCGGCGTAGCTCTTGTCGGCAGCGACCACGGTGTCGCCCTTATTGTCCTTCAACGGTCCCTTGAAGACCGAGAAGCCACCCTTCATCATGTCCGCCTGCGTGGCCTCGAAGGCTTTGCGGCCTGCCTCGGACACGCCGGCGCCGAGCGCGCTCATCTTCACGAAGCCGTCCTTCAGGCCGCCGCGCACGAAGTTGCCGAGCTTTTCGCCGGCCTGCGCCCTCTTGATGAAGTCGCTGTAGACGTTGCCCCAAGCCCACTCGGCGCCGGTGAGGTATTTTTCGGGAGCGAGCG from Rhizobium gallicum bv. gallicum R602sp harbors:
- a CDS encoding ABC transporter permease — protein: MTIEANDPAMAIATEKSASLRPVLEWIARRVEPIVIGLAAILFGLSLFSLFILAVGKSPATLFQLMYTGGFGSWFSVQNSLSRAAPLLLTALCVALPARLGLVIIGGEGAVVLGGVAAAAMALPLAGTAPVFLSLVLMAIAAMAIGGIWIGLAGFLRHSRGVNETISSLLLSYIAIALMNQFVEGPLRDPASLNKPSTKPLPAEYMLGNIPGMDVHWGLVVGILACIISWVLIEATSYGFAARIAGGNVRAAQIQGLAVGKLIVGFTALAGSFAGLAGMIEVAAVQGSANASLAAGYGYTGILVAFLARHNPLAIIPVAILLGGIDASGGLIQRRMGLPDATVLVLQGTLFIVILVCETFYGRFKVFNPDLWKRSL